In Saccharothrix syringae, the following are encoded in one genomic region:
- a CDS encoding SAF domain-containing protein, with the protein MSTNTTTRPDTNRPAATADGPWISDGKKQFASRLRATNRRRSVPYLLLGVLLVLACAGGFVLVSLNSGDRRAVLALARDVSVGQVLTAQDLRQVNVAVDPGVAVVGADRATTVVGRPLATSLSTGALLTPNSVGDAAIPTSGQAIAALALKPGQFPPEVTAGARVSVVFVPDQAGTATSPPADGGTVWPAVVTSVTTSPNEQSAVVSIQLTEVAARQVAAVPAGQLSIVMLPIGGR; encoded by the coding sequence GTGAGCACCAATACCACTACCAGGCCGGACACCAACCGCCCCGCGGCTACGGCCGACGGCCCTTGGATCAGCGACGGCAAGAAGCAGTTCGCCTCGCGGCTGCGCGCCACCAACCGCCGCCGAAGCGTGCCCTACCTGCTGCTCGGTGTGCTGCTCGTGCTCGCCTGTGCAGGCGGGTTCGTGCTGGTCTCGCTGAACTCCGGCGACCGCCGGGCGGTACTCGCGCTGGCCCGCGACGTGTCGGTCGGCCAGGTGCTGACCGCGCAGGACCTGCGGCAGGTCAACGTCGCGGTCGACCCCGGTGTGGCGGTGGTGGGCGCGGACCGGGCGACCACCGTGGTCGGCAGGCCACTGGCGACCAGCCTGTCAACCGGAGCCCTGCTGACGCCGAACTCGGTCGGTGACGCCGCGATTCCGACCAGTGGCCAGGCCATCGCCGCGCTCGCGCTCAAACCCGGTCAGTTCCCACCCGAGGTCACCGCGGGTGCGCGGGTATCGGTGGTGTTCGTGCCAGACCAGGCGGGCACCGCGACCAGTCCGCCCGCCGACGGCGGCACCGTGTGGCCCGCCGTGGTCACCAGCGTGACCACCTCACCTAACGAGCAGAGCGCCGTGGTCTCGATCCAGTTGACCGAGGTCGCCGCTCGTCAGGTCGCCGCGGTGCCAGCCGGGCAGTTGTCGATCGTGATGCTTCCGATAGGGGGCCGCTGA
- a CDS encoding CpaF family protein, with translation MTYPTDRCSAPMPLRPYQQIDKAPSVGGRVPAWSADENEGDPTAATTRLRQYLRERLNAELPQRVADQQDRTGTTSSREARRELARGILDEALRAHTEHELAAGRPLLPSEVEQRVVAEVVNELFGMAGLQPLLDDPTVETINANRYDRVFVQYGDGRRVQVGPIASSNEELTDLVRLLAARAGSQERRFDQGSPAVNLQLPGGERLFAVMGLTAGGVTALSIRRHGYLTVTLPELRRRGTLDVGLEAFLRALVKARRNVLITGGTGAGKTTLLRGLASEMDPLERVVTVEDAFELGLDHDPEIHADVTAFQAREPNVEGEGAISQAELVRWGLRMSPDRVIVGEIRGPEVIPMCNAMSQGNDGSMATLHASSSRIAFTRLASYAAQGVERLPLEATNLLVASAVHFVVHLARAEDRRTRVVSSIREVVGADGPQVISNEVYRPGADRRARPVAGALRTDTLDDLVEVGFDPCVLEDPEGWWAP, from the coding sequence ATGACCTATCCGACCGATCGCTGCTCGGCGCCCATGCCACTGCGCCCGTACCAGCAGATCGACAAGGCCCCTTCGGTCGGCGGCCGGGTACCGGCCTGGAGTGCCGACGAGAACGAGGGCGACCCCACCGCCGCCACCACGCGGCTGCGCCAGTACCTGCGCGAGCGGTTGAACGCGGAACTGCCGCAGCGGGTGGCCGACCAGCAGGACCGCACAGGCACCACCTCCAGCCGCGAAGCCCGACGCGAGCTGGCGAGGGGCATCCTGGACGAGGCATTGCGGGCGCACACCGAGCACGAGCTGGCCGCAGGCCGGCCGCTGCTGCCTAGTGAGGTCGAGCAGCGGGTCGTGGCCGAGGTGGTCAACGAGTTGTTCGGCATGGCCGGGTTGCAGCCGTTGCTGGACGACCCGACCGTGGAGACGATCAACGCCAACCGCTACGACCGGGTCTTCGTCCAGTACGGCGACGGTCGCCGCGTTCAGGTAGGCCCGATCGCGAGCTCCAACGAGGAGCTCACCGACCTGGTGCGGCTGCTCGCTGCTCGCGCCGGCAGCCAGGAGCGCCGGTTCGACCAGGGCTCTCCGGCGGTCAACCTCCAGCTCCCCGGCGGTGAGCGGTTGTTCGCGGTGATGGGCTTGACGGCGGGCGGGGTGACGGCGTTGTCGATCCGTCGCCACGGCTATCTCACCGTTACCCTGCCCGAGTTGCGTCGCCGCGGCACGCTGGACGTCGGTCTGGAGGCGTTTCTGCGGGCGCTGGTCAAGGCCCGCAGGAATGTGCTGATCACCGGCGGTACGGGGGCGGGCAAGACCACGTTGTTGCGCGGGCTGGCCTCGGAGATGGACCCGCTGGAGCGGGTTGTCACCGTCGAGGACGCGTTCGAGCTCGGCCTGGACCACGATCCGGAGATCCACGCGGACGTCACCGCCTTTCAGGCTCGTGAGCCCAACGTTGAGGGCGAGGGTGCGATCAGCCAGGCCGAACTCGTCCGGTGGGGGCTGCGCATGTCCCCCGACCGGGTGATCGTCGGCGAGATTCGCGGGCCCGAGGTCATCCCGATGTGCAACGCCATGAGCCAGGGCAACGACGGCTCGATGGCCACCCTGCACGCCAGCAGCTCGCGGATCGCGTTCACCAGGTTGGCCTCCTACGCCGCCCAGGGCGTCGAGCGGTTGCCGTTGGAGGCGACGAACCTGCTGGTCGCTTCGGCGGTGCACTTCGTGGTGCACCTGGCCCGCGCCGAGGACCGTCGCACCCGCGTGGTGTCCTCGATCCGCGAAGTCGTGGGCGCCGACGGCCCACAGGTGATCTCCAACGAGGTCTACCGCCCCGGTGCCGACCGGCGTGCCCGTCCCGTGGCCGGGGCGCTGCGCACCGACACCCTCGACGACCTGGTCGAGGTCGGCTTCGACCCCTGCGTGCTGGAAGACCCCGAGGGCTGGTGGGCCCCATGA
- a CDS encoding type II secretion system F family protein, giving the protein MIVAANIALSPTTAAAAMLGVGTGIGLLLVVLGWRGTGPNRPHRVRTVVDRHCTLRLALAVAAGMVVDLLTGWVVGAVLAGLAAWALPRVLGRDPEHTRRVARIEAIATWTEMLRDTLSAAAGLEQAILATAPLAPAAIRDEVGGLAAGIENGERLAPALRMLSERLDDPVGDLVVAALLLAADQQTRRLADLLGSLADAARGQAAMRMRVEARRARTRTSVRVIVGTTLAFAVAVVLLNRDYMSAYDSAAGQIVLLGIGALFTLGFAWLARIARVAQPDRFLSTTAEPDPSGVQRVPVVTGRQE; this is encoded by the coding sequence ATGATCGTCGCAGCGAACATTGCCCTCAGCCCCACCACGGCCGCAGCGGCGATGCTCGGCGTGGGCACCGGGATCGGCCTGTTGCTTGTCGTCCTCGGCTGGCGCGGCACCGGCCCGAACCGTCCCCACCGCGTTCGCACTGTCGTCGACCGGCACTGCACGCTGCGCCTGGCGTTGGCGGTCGCCGCCGGGATGGTGGTCGACCTGCTCACCGGGTGGGTCGTCGGTGCCGTGCTGGCCGGACTCGCGGCCTGGGCGTTGCCGCGGGTGCTGGGCCGCGACCCCGAGCACACCCGCCGGGTGGCGCGCATCGAGGCCATCGCCACCTGGACGGAGATGCTGCGCGACACCCTCTCGGCCGCCGCCGGGCTGGAGCAGGCCATCCTCGCCACCGCCCCGCTCGCACCGGCCGCGATCCGCGACGAGGTCGGCGGCCTCGCCGCCGGAATCGAGAACGGCGAGCGCCTGGCTCCCGCGCTGCGCATGCTCAGCGAGCGCCTGGACGATCCCGTCGGCGACCTGGTCGTCGCCGCCCTGCTGCTGGCCGCCGACCAGCAGACCCGCCGGCTGGCCGACCTGCTCGGCTCACTGGCCGACGCCGCCCGCGGCCAAGCCGCGATGCGAATGCGGGTGGAAGCCAGACGCGCCCGCACCCGCACCTCGGTACGGGTCATCGTCGGCACCACGCTGGCCTTCGCCGTCGCGGTCGTGCTGCTCAACCGCGACTACATGAGCGCCTACGACAGCGCGGCCGGACAAATCGTGCTGCTGGGCATCGGGGCGCTGTTCACCCTCGGCTTCGCCTGGCTGGCCCGCATCGCCCGCGTCGCCCAACCCGACCGCTTCCTCTCCACTACCGCCGAGCCCGACCCGAGCGGCGTGCAGCGGGTGCCCGTGGTTACCGGAAGGCAGGAGTGA
- a CDS encoding type II secretion system F family protein, giving the protein MITYLVLGVGFGIGLWALAVYLFPPRPALGALLARATAPPAPAPILATDDTGWAMRLGRPAVAPLRALGLPGPRLARDLAVIGRSTSTHLAQKATLAIAGLLLPVLPTVLLTVAGLGPGFQLPVVAGLLLAPVGFILPDLRARAEAAKLRVGFRHALSAYLDLVWITLAGGAGVDSALGDSVNIGRGWAFEQIRRALDTARLTRTTPWATLRRLGEELDITELAELAASVSLAGTEGAKVRTSLAAKAHALRTHQITEAEGDAQAATERMSLPVMALFLGFLAFIAYPALIQVLNGL; this is encoded by the coding sequence GTGATCACCTACCTCGTCCTGGGCGTCGGGTTCGGGATCGGCCTGTGGGCCTTGGCGGTCTACCTGTTCCCCCCGCGCCCTGCCCTCGGCGCGCTCCTGGCCCGCGCCACCGCGCCCCCGGCTCCCGCACCGATCCTGGCCACCGATGACACCGGCTGGGCCATGAGGCTGGGGCGTCCCGCCGTCGCCCCGCTGCGCGCACTCGGTCTCCCCGGTCCGCGGCTGGCTCGCGACCTCGCGGTCATCGGCCGGTCGACCTCGACCCACTTGGCGCAGAAAGCCACCCTCGCCATCGCCGGCCTGCTGCTGCCGGTCCTACCGACCGTGCTGCTCACCGTGGCCGGGCTCGGTCCGGGCTTCCAGCTCCCCGTCGTCGCCGGGCTCCTGCTGGCCCCCGTGGGGTTCATCCTGCCCGACCTGCGAGCCCGCGCGGAGGCCGCCAAGCTGCGCGTCGGGTTCCGCCACGCCCTGTCGGCCTACCTGGACCTGGTGTGGATCACGCTGGCCGGTGGCGCCGGGGTGGACAGCGCCTTGGGCGACTCGGTGAACATCGGCCGCGGATGGGCCTTCGAGCAGATCCGCCGAGCCCTGGACACCGCCCGCCTGACCCGCACGACCCCGTGGGCCACGCTGCGCCGGCTCGGCGAGGAACTCGACATCACCGAGCTGGCCGAGCTCGCCGCCTCGGTCAGCCTGGCCGGCACCGAGGGCGCCAAGGTCCGCACCTCACTGGCCGCCAAAGCACACGCCCTGCGCACCCACCAGATCACCGAAGCCGAGGGCGACGCCCAAGCCGCGACCGAGCGCATGTCGCTGCCGGTCATGGCGCTGTTCCTCGGCTTCCTGGCATTCATCGCCTACCCCGCGCTCATCCAGGTCCTCAATGGCCTGTGA
- a CDS encoding TadE/TadG family type IV pilus assembly protein — protein sequence MNKKEFLAARPARHGVWARRLRRALRGERGSVSAELVVATPLLLLMLLAIVQFALWSHATHIAQAAASQGLAAARAQNGTSAAGTASARQILDQLAAGPLRGAAVTVDRGAVSASVRISGTATPVVPLLSLPVHAEAVGPVERFVPDPAGG from the coding sequence ATGAACAAGAAGGAGTTCCTCGCTGCCCGGCCGGCACGGCACGGCGTGTGGGCCCGACGGCTTCGCCGGGCGTTGCGCGGTGAGCGAGGTTCGGTCAGCGCGGAGCTGGTGGTCGCCACGCCGCTGCTGTTGCTGATGCTGCTGGCCATCGTGCAGTTCGCGCTGTGGTCGCACGCCACCCACATCGCCCAGGCCGCCGCCTCGCAAGGGCTGGCCGCAGCGAGGGCGCAGAACGGGACGTCAGCTGCCGGGACGGCCAGTGCGCGGCAGATCCTCGACCAGCTCGCCGCAGGACCGCTGCGCGGCGCCGCCGTCACCGTCGACCGCGGGGCGGTCTCGGCGTCGGTGCGCATCAGCGGGACCGCGACCCCGGTGGTGCCGTTGCTGAGCCTGCCCGTGCACGCCGAGGCGGTTGGACCGGTCGAGCGCTTCGTACCCGACCCGGCAGGCGGGTGA
- a CDS encoding pilus assembly protein TadE, which produces MAAEVTLAAPFLVMLLVFVGVVVHRGVDARIRIDDAAHQAARAASIERIPAAAIVAARFTAANALSQAGVTCASLSVNTATGGLRPGGTVSVTVSCAVDFGDALILGVPGGKTLSATSVEPVDLWRSALDTGSWT; this is translated from the coding sequence GTGGCCGCCGAAGTCACCCTCGCCGCCCCGTTCCTGGTCATGCTGCTCGTGTTCGTGGGCGTGGTGGTCCACCGGGGTGTCGACGCGCGCATCCGCATCGACGACGCCGCTCACCAGGCCGCCCGCGCCGCCAGCATCGAACGCATCCCGGCCGCCGCTATCGTCGCTGCCCGGTTCACCGCCGCCAACGCGCTTTCGCAGGCTGGCGTGACCTGCGCGTCCCTGTCGGTGAACACCGCCACCGGCGGCCTGCGGCCCGGTGGCACGGTCAGCGTGACCGTGTCCTGCGCCGTGGACTTCGGCGACGCGCTCATCCTCGGCGTGCCTGGCGGCAAGACCCTGTCGGCCACCTCGGTCGAACCGGTCGACCTCTGGCGCTCGGCTCTCGATACCGGGAGCTGGACATGA
- a CDS encoding histidine phosphatase family protein — MQLILIRHGESHHTVRDIASSEQGCLGLTDRGRGQADALRTRFASERRRVDVLLSSTADRARQTAEILRPALGTDTVVTDRDLCELRLGRGDGLPRADFEARYGSFDLVAAPDRPVCPDGESWNDFRNRVHTTLNTLATTYRGKTVAAVTHAGVIVVGFMTLFAIPRPGTGTRIDPDFASVTEWEHDDTTDNWRLIRFNDTAHLRYETT; from the coding sequence GTGCAGCTGATCCTGATCCGCCACGGCGAGTCACACCACACCGTCCGCGACATCGCGTCGAGCGAGCAGGGGTGCCTTGGTTTGACCGACCGCGGGCGCGGGCAGGCCGACGCCCTGCGAACCCGGTTCGCGAGTGAACGGCGACGGGTCGACGTGCTGCTCTCCAGCACCGCGGACCGGGCTCGTCAGACCGCAGAAATCCTGCGCCCGGCACTCGGCACGGACACCGTCGTGACCGACCGCGACCTGTGCGAGTTGCGGCTCGGTCGAGGCGACGGGTTGCCCCGAGCGGACTTCGAAGCGAGGTACGGCTCGTTCGACCTCGTCGCCGCACCGGACCGGCCGGTCTGCCCCGACGGCGAGAGCTGGAACGACTTCCGCAACCGCGTCCACACCACGCTCAACACGCTGGCCACGACCTACCGGGGCAAGACGGTGGCAGCGGTCACCCACGCCGGTGTCATCGTGGTCGGGTTCATGACCCTGTTCGCGATTCCCCGCCCCGGAACCGGGACACGGATCGATCCCGACTTCGCGTCCGTCACCGAATGGGAGCACGACGACACGACCGACAACTGGCGCCTGATCCGCTTCAACGACACCGCTCACCTCCGGTACGAGACCACGTGA
- a CDS encoding helix-turn-helix domain-containing protein, with protein MTTASRTSHRQPRRRQPRGSVRRGTGRLLGFVAGLVRGLAAAVVLFGLLAGLPWAMVCFVGWPLPDHLPSWSEVQGVLLSPMTTVFLLDVLACAGWVAWARFAFDIVRCTIQVVRGLRLPDPAAAGPVRRIGAVLVGAVLISLLGHRTGFASTGLPTSGIGSEVVLTVPAWHHPATREIRPAARPVSAGAAVDAVKQPVRAKSAVVLPYDPVTGLYDSLWRMAERTLGDGERWPEIFELNKGKPQAGGGTFTRPSLIHPGEEMALPDDATVPTAPTTVVAPAPVPQQTPHSTPAPRQSTLPPTRPAPPDPPTSGEVGVAWGEELFVGLGLVSAVSAALVLARRRHRRRYRPGSGDRTDLPVAPVVYQLRLAHLHAEEPDLDEVASGHAAAWSRRASTTPVVLGAGASASDEQRSVLSVGVRDGREIALDLAAVHGLGLIGAGAAAAARALLLTTLTTTAAYGPAQVIVPAEDLAVLLGRRAAQASLLAGVHVVADLDAALDVLEADTLVRTGRSKQAGRDPWPSLVLLARTPERQRRRLQGVLDNGSDLGITGLLLGQWAPGVTAYVRADGTISTTSPGLGEPLRGTRVFWLGDDHTADLLTLLHHAAPNDEPGTGGKPDTHEGSEHTVATSSAPKSDTTPEPELPAGGETPPQASTALEITGTAPTIPPGLFRRPTHPGTTQSQPADAPAHATTAAAARTVAEPVDLVNSTNLPTRLQTGGMSGAAGMPLRIRVLGPPRVWWRGGTTGGEREITAAFQPRVRELLVFLALHHDGASREALIAALWAASPPEKTTSAMNSGLTRLRRAVAAATEGALSDVVLTSEGRYRLDPDLVEVDYWCFAAAVAARRAATTEQQRVEAYRRVVAGYSGPLADGLSTEWIETAREAIRRDAIDAVAALARALVDHDPRQTLDLLEVARAFDPHNELIYRDIMRLQDRLGQLDAIPRTVALLTTRLAEIDDRPTPQTIELAERLRRRHDTTDASDRPPWTDCGHYRAG; from the coding sequence GTGACCACAGCATCGCGCACGTCCCACCGACAGCCGCGGCGACGGCAGCCGCGGGGGAGTGTGCGGCGCGGTACTGGCCGCCTCCTCGGGTTCGTGGCCGGTCTGGTGCGCGGCCTGGCTGCGGCCGTGGTCCTGTTCGGTCTGTTGGCGGGGTTGCCGTGGGCGATGGTGTGCTTCGTCGGCTGGCCGCTGCCCGACCACCTGCCTTCGTGGTCCGAGGTCCAGGGTGTGCTGCTGAGTCCGATGACCACCGTGTTTCTGCTCGATGTCCTCGCCTGCGCCGGGTGGGTGGCCTGGGCGCGTTTCGCCTTCGACATCGTTCGCTGCACGATTCAGGTGGTCCGCGGCCTGCGGCTGCCGGATCCGGCCGCGGCGGGACCGGTGCGCCGGATCGGCGCGGTGCTCGTCGGCGCGGTCCTGATCTCCCTGCTGGGCCACCGCACCGGCTTCGCCTCGACCGGCCTGCCCACCTCCGGGATCGGCTCCGAGGTGGTGCTGACCGTACCGGCCTGGCACCACCCGGCGACCCGGGAGATCAGGCCGGCCGCCCGGCCCGTATCCGCCGGTGCCGCTGTCGACGCGGTGAAGCAGCCTGTCCGGGCGAAGTCGGCGGTGGTGCTGCCCTACGACCCTGTGACCGGTTTGTACGACTCGCTGTGGCGCATGGCCGAGCGCACGCTGGGCGATGGTGAGCGGTGGCCGGAGATCTTCGAGCTCAACAAGGGCAAACCGCAGGCCGGAGGCGGCACGTTCACCCGCCCGAGCCTGATCCACCCCGGTGAGGAGATGGCCCTGCCCGACGACGCCACCGTTCCCACGGCACCGACCACCGTGGTGGCACCGGCTCCTGTCCCGCAGCAGACACCCCACAGCACACCGGCACCTCGACAGAGCACACTGCCGCCCACCCGACCTGCGCCTCCGGACCCGCCCACATCCGGTGAGGTAGGGGTGGCCTGGGGTGAGGAGTTGTTCGTCGGGCTCGGCCTGGTCTCGGCGGTCAGCGCGGCGTTGGTCCTGGCCCGTCGGCGCCACCGTCGCCGTTATCGCCCCGGCAGTGGTGACCGCACCGACCTGCCCGTTGCTCCGGTGGTCTACCAGCTGCGTCTGGCGCACCTGCACGCCGAGGAACCCGACCTCGACGAGGTGGCCTCTGGTCACGCGGCCGCGTGGTCGCGGCGCGCGTCAACGACGCCCGTCGTGCTCGGTGCCGGCGCAAGCGCGTCGGATGAGCAGCGGTCGGTGCTGTCGGTGGGCGTGCGGGACGGTCGGGAGATCGCCTTGGACCTGGCCGCCGTGCACGGCCTGGGCCTGATCGGCGCGGGCGCCGCCGCCGCGGCCCGCGCGCTGCTGCTCACCACCTTGACCACGACGGCCGCGTACGGCCCTGCCCAGGTGATCGTCCCGGCCGAAGACCTCGCGGTGCTGCTCGGCCGCCGGGCCGCCCAGGCGTCGCTGCTGGCCGGTGTGCATGTGGTGGCCGACCTCGACGCCGCCCTGGACGTCCTCGAAGCCGACACCCTGGTGCGCACCGGCCGGTCGAAGCAGGCAGGGCGCGACCCGTGGCCATCCCTGGTGTTGCTGGCCCGAACCCCCGAGCGCCAACGCCGCCGTCTGCAAGGGGTCCTGGACAACGGCTCCGACCTCGGAATCACCGGCCTGCTGCTGGGCCAGTGGGCCCCTGGTGTGACCGCCTACGTCCGTGCTGACGGCACCATTTCCACCACCAGCCCCGGTCTCGGTGAACCCCTGCGCGGTACGCGCGTGTTCTGGCTCGGCGACGACCACACCGCGGACCTGCTGACCCTGCTGCACCACGCCGCCCCCAACGACGAACCCGGGACCGGCGGCAAACCCGACACGCACGAGGGCAGCGAACACACAGTCGCCACTTCATCGGCACCGAAGAGCGACACAACCCCGGAGCCGGAGCTTCCCGCCGGCGGCGAGACACCCCCGCAAGCCAGCACCGCCCTGGAAATCACCGGCACAGCACCCACCATCCCACCCGGCCTTTTCCGGCGCCCGACCCATCCAGGGACCACCCAGTCACAACCGGCCGACGCGCCCGCACACGCCACCACCGCCGCTGCCGCGCGCACCGTCGCCGAGCCGGTCGACTTGGTGAACTCCACGAACCTGCCCACGCGCCTCCAGACCGGTGGCATGTCCGGCGCTGCCGGGATGCCGTTGCGGATCAGGGTGCTCGGGCCGCCGCGGGTGTGGTGGCGAGGAGGGACAACAGGCGGCGAACGCGAGATCACCGCGGCGTTCCAACCTCGTGTGCGCGAGCTGCTGGTGTTCCTGGCGCTGCACCACGACGGCGCCAGCCGCGAGGCGCTCATCGCCGCCCTGTGGGCGGCCAGTCCACCGGAGAAGACCACCAGCGCGATGAACAGCGGCCTGACCCGGCTCCGTCGCGCCGTGGCCGCCGCCACCGAGGGCGCCTTGTCGGACGTGGTGCTCACCAGCGAGGGCCGCTACCGTTTGGACCCCGACCTGGTGGAGGTCGACTACTGGTGCTTCGCCGCCGCCGTGGCCGCCCGCCGTGCCGCCACCACCGAGCAGCAGCGGGTCGAGGCGTACCGGCGCGTCGTCGCCGGCTACAGCGGTCCGCTGGCCGACGGGTTGAGCACCGAGTGGATCGAGACCGCCCGCGAGGCCATCCGCCGTGACGCCATCGACGCCGTGGCCGCCCTGGCCCGCGCCCTGGTCGACCACGACCCGCGGCAGACGCTGGACCTGCTGGAGGTCGCGCGGGCGTTCGACCCGCACAACGAGCTGATCTACCGCGACATCATGCGCCTGCAGGACCGCCTCGGGCAGCTTGACGCCATCCCGCGCACAGTGGCCCTGCTGACCACCCGCCTGGCCGAGATCGACGACCGCCCCACCCCGCAAACGATCGAGTTGGCCGAACGGCTGCGCCGCCGCCACGACACCACCGACGCCTCCGACCGCCCGCCGTGGACCGACTGCGGACACTACAGAGCCGGATGA
- a CDS encoding AAA family ATPase, translated as MTALPPPVGIPPAAPTPPTGGSASRLRNGELRAMVARILADDPASALTPRAIAARLGGRSSGAVGNALTVLADRGEADIAATTPLAYRATATTAAVAAPTIAPAPAPSGASRPRRTNTLAPAAAPTAPAPAVVVTGPVARPNGMTYHPRVLSGMPDVTALRRLRDAGVAALLYGPPGTGKTSVVEAAFPDLVTVQGDGDTTVADFVGEYTQTDDGRYVFVHGPLVRAMREGVPLFIDDATLIPPTVLAVVYPAMDGRRRIVVKANGGEVVDAAPGFYVIAGHNPGVHGAILTDALSSRFSAQIQVSTDYDLATQLRIDKRAVKVARNLATRQARGEIGWAPQLRELIAFQKIAGVLGADAAAGNLVGIAPEEDRDVVAAAVKAAFGTTVEPLALGTRI; from the coding sequence ATGACTGCGCTCCCGCCACCCGTCGGCATCCCGCCCGCCGCGCCGACGCCCCCGACGGGCGGGTCGGCATCGCGGTTGCGCAACGGGGAACTACGCGCCATGGTCGCCCGGATTCTCGCCGACGACCCGGCGAGCGCGTTGACCCCGCGTGCCATCGCCGCCCGGCTCGGTGGTCGGTCGTCGGGTGCGGTGGGCAACGCGTTGACAGTGCTCGCCGACCGGGGCGAGGCTGACATCGCGGCGACCACGCCGCTGGCCTACCGCGCCACCGCGACCACCGCCGCCGTCGCCGCCCCCACCATCGCACCCGCGCCCGCCCCGTCCGGCGCGTCCCGCCCGCGTCGCACGAACACACTCGCCCCCGCCGCCGCGCCCACCGCGCCGGCACCGGCGGTGGTGGTGACCGGTCCGGTCGCGCGCCCGAACGGGATGACCTACCACCCCCGGGTGTTGTCGGGGATGCCGGATGTGACCGCGTTGCGGCGGTTGCGCGACGCAGGTGTCGCCGCGCTGCTGTACGGACCGCCGGGTACGGGCAAGACCAGTGTGGTGGAGGCGGCCTTTCCCGATTTGGTGACGGTGCAGGGTGACGGGGACACCACGGTGGCGGATTTCGTGGGGGAGTACACCCAGACCGACGATGGCCGGTACGTGTTCGTGCACGGTCCGCTGGTACGTGCGATGCGCGAGGGTGTGCCGCTGTTCATCGACGACGCCACCCTGATCCCGCCCACCGTGCTCGCCGTGGTCTACCCGGCGATGGACGGCCGCCGCCGGATCGTGGTGAAGGCCAACGGCGGCGAGGTCGTCGACGCCGCGCCGGGGTTCTACGTCATCGCCGGGCACAACCCGGGCGTGCACGGCGCGATCCTCACCGACGCCCTCTCCAGCCGGTTCTCCGCGCAGATCCAGGTGTCCACCGATTACGACCTCGCGACCCAACTGCGGATCGACAAGCGGGCGGTGAAGGTCGCCCGCAACCTCGCCACCCGACAAGCCAGGGGCGAGATCGGGTGGGCACCGCAACTGCGGGAGTTGATCGCGTTCCAGAAGATCGCGGGCGTGCTGGGCGCGGACGCCGCCGCCGGGAACCTGGTCGGCATCGCCCCGGAAGAGGACCGCGACGTCGTCGCCGCCGCCGTCAAAGCCGCCTTCGGCACCACCGTCGAGCCACTCGCCCTCGGCACCCGCATCTAA